In a genomic window of Shouchella clausii:
- the dapA gene encoding 4-hydroxy-tetrahydrodipicolinate synthase: MKPTGKYGPVWTAMVTPFQSTGAIDYQQAEQLIEHLIANGTDVLIVAGTTGESPLLSKEEKLELFAFCVKQANGRAAVVAGTGSNDTHASVELTKAAEKTGVDGVMLVTPYYNKPSQQGLFSHFNEIANETNLPVMLYNVPGRTGVNLEAETTIALANVKNIVAIKEASGNLEQIAAIIEHTPASFAVYSGDDSMTLPILAIGGDGIVSVASHLIGKEMQAMVGAFQAGENAKAAMMHRKLLPVMQALFLAPNPACVKYALNKSGIDVGEVKPPLAPVNDQEKVVVDQALAKIKSL; the protein is encoded by the coding sequence GTGAAACCAACAGGAAAATACGGCCCAGTGTGGACAGCTATGGTAACGCCGTTTCAATCAACGGGCGCAATCGATTATCAGCAGGCAGAGCAGCTTATCGAGCATTTGATTGCAAACGGAACCGATGTCCTCATTGTAGCCGGGACAACCGGAGAATCACCGCTGCTGTCCAAAGAAGAAAAACTAGAGCTGTTCGCTTTTTGTGTCAAACAGGCCAACGGGCGTGCGGCCGTCGTAGCTGGCACAGGCTCCAATGATACGCATGCTTCGGTTGAGCTAACAAAGGCGGCGGAAAAGACAGGCGTCGACGGTGTCATGCTTGTCACTCCGTATTACAATAAACCGTCGCAACAAGGGCTTTTTTCCCATTTTAATGAAATTGCCAACGAGACAAACTTGCCAGTCATGCTGTACAACGTTCCAGGCAGGACGGGAGTCAACCTTGAGGCGGAAACAACGATCGCCCTTGCGAATGTCAAAAATATCGTGGCGATTAAAGAAGCAAGTGGCAATTTGGAACAAATTGCGGCCATCATCGAGCATACGCCAGCCTCATTTGCTGTTTATAGCGGTGACGATAGCATGACGCTACCGATTTTAGCGATTGGCGGAGATGGGATCGTTTCTGTTGCCTCCCATCTAATTGGCAAGGAAATGCAAGCGATGGTTGGCGCGTTTCAGGCAGGGGAAAATGCAAAAGCGGCAATGATGCACCGCAAGCTGTTGCCTGTCATGCAAGCTCTATTCCTAGCTCCAAATCCAGCGTGTGTAAAGTATGCGCTTAACAAAAGCGGCATTGACGTTGGCGAAGTGAAACCCCCTCTTGCCCCTGTAAACGATCAGGAAAAAGTGGTGGTTGACCAGGCGCTGGCGAAAATCAAATCGCTATAA
- the dapG gene encoding aspartate kinase, translating to MKIIIQKFGGTSVKTDESRLQAVRHVQKAVNDGYKVVVVVSAMGRKGDPYATDTLLSLVSKSRITKREQDLLVSCGETISAVVFSDLLNAHGVQATAMNGAKAGFRTNEEFGNAKIKEMKCEHLLKKLETEDVVVVAGFQGQSKSGDVTTLGRGASDTSATALGAALHAEWVDIFTDVEGVMTADPRIVSDARALEAMSYNEICNMAYQGAKVIHPRAVEIAMQAKIPIRIRSTYSDNEGTLVTALGASHSMDVNERMITGIAHVANVTQIKVAAKEGQLDLQENVFKSMAQAKISVDFINISPSGVTYTVSDEAADKAKQVLERLGYTPELRRGCAKVSAVGAGMSGVPGVAAKIVSALSGENVQILQSADSHTTIWVLVKNEDMKKAVNALHKMFQLSEATTV from the coding sequence ATGAAAATCATTATCCAGAAATTTGGCGGTACATCTGTAAAAACGGACGAATCGAGGCTGCAAGCGGTGCGCCATGTTCAAAAAGCAGTCAATGACGGCTACAAAGTTGTCGTTGTTGTCTCAGCGATGGGCCGAAAAGGCGATCCTTATGCAACCGATACGCTGCTTAGCCTCGTTAGCAAATCCCGCATCACGAAGCGGGAACAAGACTTGCTTGTTTCTTGCGGCGAGACGATTTCAGCGGTTGTATTTTCAGATCTCCTCAATGCACACGGCGTCCAAGCGACGGCCATGAACGGAGCGAAAGCAGGATTTCGTACAAACGAGGAGTTCGGCAACGCGAAAATTAAAGAAATGAAATGCGAGCATTTGCTTAAAAAGCTAGAGACAGAAGATGTCGTCGTTGTTGCCGGTTTTCAAGGACAGTCGAAAAGCGGCGATGTAACGACGCTCGGCCGCGGTGCGAGCGATACATCGGCAACAGCTCTGGGCGCAGCTCTTCACGCGGAGTGGGTTGACATTTTTACTGATGTAGAAGGTGTTATGACCGCCGATCCTCGGATTGTCAGCGACGCGAGAGCATTGGAAGCCATGTCTTACAATGAAATTTGCAACATGGCGTACCAAGGCGCAAAAGTCATCCATCCGCGGGCGGTGGAAATTGCCATGCAAGCGAAAATTCCGATCCGGATTCGCTCCACTTACTCAGACAACGAGGGGACGCTCGTCACGGCCCTTGGCGCTTCCCATTCAATGGATGTAAACGAACGGATGATTACAGGAATTGCCCATGTGGCGAATGTGACGCAAATCAAAGTTGCTGCAAAAGAGGGCCAGCTTGACTTACAGGAAAATGTGTTTAAGTCGATGGCCCAAGCTAAGATTAGTGTAGACTTTATTAACATTAGCCCTAGTGGGGTGACCTATACTGTCAGTGATGAGGCGGCAGATAAAGCAAAACAAGTGCTTGAGCGTCTTGGATACACGCCTGAGCTTCGGCGCGGGTGCGCGAAAGTGTCCGCTGTGGGAGCAGGAATGAGCGGTGTACCTGGCGTTGCTGCGAAAATTGTCAGCGCCTTAAGTGGAGAGAATGTACAAATTTTGCAATCGGCAGATTCCCATACAACGATTTGGGTATTAGTCAAAAATGAAGATATGAAAAAGGCAGTGAATGCTCTGCACAAAATGTTTCAGCTCAGTGAAGCGACAACTGTGTAA